Within the Desulfobacterales bacterium genome, the region AGTAGTCCGTTGTCCGCTGAATATTAACCCGACAACGGACAACAAACAACCAACCACGGACAAAAATTAAAGGAGAGTAATGGCACCGTTCTTAAAATATAAGACAAACCGTCTAATTATCATCATATTATTAATGACAACTATGTTGTCCTTTAATTTTTCGGCGAATGCCGCCGAGCCCAAGCGTATTGCCCTGTTGCCGTTTAAAATCAATGCTGAAAAGGATATGTCCTTTTTACAAAGCGGCATCTTTGACATGCTGACCACACGGCTTGCCAAAGAAGGCGAAGTGGATGTCATCAGTCGACAGGAGGCTGAGAATGCCGTCAAGGCTGCAGGAAGTCCCGATCCGATAACCGAGTCAGTGGCCCGCAGCATCGGCACCGGCTTAAATGCGGACTACACTTTGTTTGGCAGTGTCACGGTGTTTGGAAACAGCATCAGTCTGGATGCCAAAATGGTGGATGTCAGTGGAGAAAGCCCCACCACAAGCTTTTTTGACCAGAGTCAGGATCTGGGCGGCATTATCACCAAAGTCAACCTGATGGCCACCCAAATCAATGCCGCCGTATTCGGCCGACAGCCGCAAGTGGCCCAAAAAGCTCCGCCATCCACAGAGACCACCGCCCCTGCGGCACCAAAAGATGACCGTCAGGCCCATCCTGAAAAGCTGGTCAAAGGACGTGGCGGTATAGAAGGCGAAGGCTCTCCGTTTATCATGTCAGGGACCGATGAGGCGTCTGAGTTTCAAAAATTCTGGCGCAGTGCCAGCTTCAGGCACTTGATAAACGGCCTGGCTATTGGGGATGTTGACCGCGACGGCAAAATTGAAACCGTTGTGGCGACCCCAAGAGAGCTGATTGTTTACCGCGCTGAGAGCGGCAAGTTTTATAAAGCCCACGACATCAAACAAAACGGCAGCCGCGTCAATATCGGTCTTGATATCGCCGATATCAACGATAACGGGTATCCGGAAATCTTTGTAACCAGCCTGAGTTCAACCCGCCGAATCATAGAATCATCGGTTTTCGAATATGACGGCAGCAATTTTATCAAGATTGTCGATGGCAGCCCCTGGTATTACCGGGTTGCCGATGTGCCCAACCGCGGCAAAATGCTGCTCGGGCAAAAACATCGCGTCAAAAAGCCTTTTTCGGGTCGTATTTTTGATCTGCAGTGGAAAAATTCCAGTTATGAACCGGAAGGCGAAATAAAAACCCCCAGGGTCATACAGGTCATGGGCTTTGCACTGGGCGACGTCCTCAACAACAAGCAGGAAACCGCTGTTGCATATAAGGAAACCGATCGCATCCAACTAATTGACGCCAACGGTAAACAAATCTGGCAAAGCACCGATAAATACGGCGGTAGCACCCTTTTTAGTATCGGGGAACAACAGTATCGCGGTGAAATCCGAAACCCTTTATATTATCCCATGCGCCTGCTGGTCAGCGATACGAATGCGGATGGTGATACCGAAGTGATCGTGGCCAAAAACTACGATGTTGCCAGAGGGCATCTTGAAAAGTTCAGAAAATTTACCAATGCCCACTTTGAGTCCATGGCCTGGGATGGTCTGGGTTTACAAACCCGCTGGAAGACCCGCAAAATTTCGGGATTTGTGCGTGATTACGCCATTGCAGATTTTGACAACGACGGAAAACTGGAGCTGGTGGCTGCGGTTATCCTCAGTGAAGGCTCAATTGTGCTGATCGGCGAACCCAAAAGCACGATCATCGCCTATGAGCTGCCGTCCTGATGTTATTTTTGGTAAAGCATTCAGCACG harbors:
- a CDS encoding FG-GAP-like repeat-containing protein: MAPFLKYKTNRLIIIILLMTTMLSFNFSANAAEPKRIALLPFKINAEKDMSFLQSGIFDMLTTRLAKEGEVDVISRQEAENAVKAAGSPDPITESVARSIGTGLNADYTLFGSVTVFGNSISLDAKMVDVSGESPTTSFFDQSQDLGGIITKVNLMATQINAAVFGRQPQVAQKAPPSTETTAPAAPKDDRQAHPEKLVKGRGGIEGEGSPFIMSGTDEASEFQKFWRSASFRHLINGLAIGDVDRDGKIETVVATPRELIVYRAESGKFYKAHDIKQNGSRVNIGLDIADINDNGYPEIFVTSLSSTRRIIESSVFEYDGSNFIKIVDGSPWYYRVADVPNRGKMLLGQKHRVKKPFSGRIFDLQWKNSSYEPEGEIKTPRVIQVMGFALGDVLNNKQETAVAYKETDRIQLIDANGKQIWQSTDKYGGSTLFSIGEQQYRGEIRNPLYYPMRLLVSDTNADGDTEVIVAKNYDVARGHLEKFRKFTNAHFESMAWDGLGLQTRWKTRKISGFVRDYAIADFDNDGKLELVAAVILSEGSIVLIGEPKSTIIAYELPS